Proteins encoded in a region of the Streptomyces sp. NBC_00310 genome:
- a CDS encoding FtsX-like permease family protein, translating into MKELILGLRLLTGAGRGSRVRFLLMVAGSAIGVSCLAMVLTIPGILATQDGRKAAREPDCVKDPKRFACLVPEGASYVLTRTDPYGAEPITRVFLARGAGRVEPPPGLSELPATGELFASPRLNEVLRREPSLARLLPGEVQGIIGPQGLAHPDELYAYVGVSQDELGDDGHPVAFFGEAFAGSPTVEPSTLDIVRFTLAGVVLLPLAVFLSVCARLSAAARTRRLAALRLLGLSRKGTQRVNAAETVAAAFLGAVLGLGIYEVANQLVSRVGVPGFKWYPSDGALSLSTAFVCLVGCPTLAWFVGRASARKAAANPLAVRRSAVESTPGKWGLLPLVPGLGMVTGYCVAGATGHAPRETSLSSILMPLAVVLVGVGLVMLLPVFSRTFAQRVARSARSVSLGLAMRRNEVEAGGALRVATGLVTLVFAASLVQGVLIELDQVSKNTLPVQRYTIPLQDVTDEKQRALQEVTGVRAHAMVMESRTNADIDHLEPSIRAVVATCDQLRGILPRVGKCVDDRPVRLWDPGQPYERDSKPGASFHFDSRREGDQPAMRVEVPRETLRFSGYPGWPIFDSGDVLVPPSALPEGFRPDHATLTLLSDSAPETVREVLDGIGGVDPTTEVGTPGVVVTALQQITVVKSLLGIGMVLGLIIGVAAYLVAATDRAVERKPQVTGLSLLGARPRTLRTVQVVQVVVPLAIGLALAVVLGKLAESSYLVTGGGAIYWDGAGIPLLLVCALGAVAVAAVGALPLVGRRIDPELIRRD; encoded by the coding sequence GTGAAGGAACTCATCCTGGGGCTCCGGCTGTTGACGGGTGCTGGGCGTGGCAGTCGTGTGCGCTTCCTGCTCATGGTCGCGGGGAGTGCCATCGGAGTGAGTTGCCTGGCCATGGTCCTCACCATTCCAGGGATTCTGGCCACGCAGGACGGGCGCAAGGCGGCGCGTGAACCGGATTGCGTCAAGGACCCGAAACGCTTTGCCTGCCTCGTGCCCGAGGGTGCCTCCTATGTGCTGACCAGGACGGATCCCTACGGTGCGGAACCCATCACCCGGGTGTTTCTTGCCCGAGGAGCAGGACGTGTCGAGCCACCGCCGGGCCTGAGCGAACTCCCCGCCACCGGCGAGCTGTTCGCTTCTCCCCGGCTGAACGAGGTACTGCGGCGAGAGCCCAGCCTGGCTCGCCTTCTGCCAGGTGAGGTGCAAGGGATCATCGGCCCACAAGGGTTGGCTCACCCCGACGAGTTGTACGCGTATGTCGGTGTCAGCCAGGACGAGCTGGGAGATGACGGCCATCCAGTGGCGTTCTTCGGCGAGGCCTTCGCCGGCTCGCCCACGGTGGAGCCCTCCACTCTCGACATCGTCCGCTTCACCCTCGCGGGCGTCGTCCTCCTGCCCTTGGCGGTATTCCTCTCCGTATGCGCCCGGCTCTCCGCTGCCGCTCGCACCCGGCGGCTGGCCGCACTACGACTACTGGGACTGAGCAGGAAGGGCACCCAAAGAGTCAATGCCGCCGAGACCGTCGCGGCAGCCTTCCTGGGGGCCGTGCTCGGTCTGGGCATCTACGAGGTTGCCAACCAACTCGTCTCGCGAGTGGGCGTGCCGGGCTTCAAGTGGTATCCCTCCGACGGGGCGCTGTCCTTGTCCACAGCTTTCGTCTGCCTCGTCGGCTGTCCGACGCTCGCGTGGTTCGTGGGCCGGGCGAGTGCGCGGAAGGCGGCGGCGAACCCACTGGCCGTCCGGCGAAGCGCTGTGGAGAGCACACCCGGAAAGTGGGGGCTGCTCCCACTGGTCCCGGGTCTGGGCATGGTGACCGGGTACTGCGTGGCCGGTGCGACGGGTCACGCACCGCGGGAGACGTCACTTTCCTCGATCCTCATGCCCCTCGCCGTCGTTCTGGTCGGTGTCGGGCTGGTGATGTTGCTGCCGGTCTTCTCGCGAACCTTTGCCCAGAGGGTGGCCCGCTCCGCCCGCTCGGTCTCCCTGGGCCTCGCCATGCGGCGCAACGAGGTCGAAGCCGGAGGCGCGTTGCGGGTGGCGACAGGGCTGGTGACCCTTGTCTTCGCGGCGTCGCTGGTACAGGGGGTGCTGATCGAACTGGACCAGGTAAGCAAGAACACCTTGCCTGTTCAGCGGTACACCATCCCGCTCCAGGACGTCACCGACGAGAAGCAGCGGGCCTTGCAGGAGGTGACGGGAGTTCGCGCGCACGCGATGGTCATGGAGTCCCGGACGAACGCGGACATCGACCACCTGGAGCCGAGCATCAGGGCTGTGGTGGCCACCTGCGATCAACTGCGCGGAATCCTGCCGAGAGTCGGTAAGTGCGTGGACGACCGCCCTGTACGGCTCTGGGATCCGGGTCAGCCCTATGAAAGGGACAGCAAGCCCGGGGCGAGCTTTCACTTCGACTCGCGGAGGGAAGGCGATCAGCCTGCCATGAGAGTGGAGGTGCCACGAGAGACGCTGCGGTTCAGCGGCTACCCAGGCTGGCCGATCTTCGACAGCGGCGACGTACTGGTGCCGCCGTCCGCTCTGCCGGAAGGCTTTCGCCCGGATCACGCCACCCTCACCCTCCTCAGTGACTCGGCCCCCGAAACCGTCCGCGAGGTCCTCGACGGCATCGGTGGCGTCGATCCCACCACGGAGGTCGGCACGCCGGGCGTGGTCGTCACGGCGCTCCAGCAGATCACCGTGGTCAAGAGTCTCCTGGGCATCGGCATGGTCCTGGGGCTGATCATCGGTGTGGCCGCCTACCTGGTGGCAGCCACGGACCGTGCGGTGGAGCGAAAGCCCCAGGTCACCGGCCTGTCCCTGCTCGGAGCCCGCCCCCGCACGCTGCGGACCGTGCAAGTCGTGCAAGTGGTCGTACCGTTGGCCATCGGCCTGGCCCTGGCCGTGGTGCTGGGCAAGCTGGCCGAGTCCAGCTACCTCGTGACCGGAGGCGGTGCCATCTACTGGGACGGTGCCGGGATTCCGCTGTTGCTGGTCTGCGCGCTGGGTGCGGTGGCCGTGGCCGCCGTCGGTGCGCTGCCCCTCGTCGGGCGCCGGATCGATCCGGAGCTGATCCGGCGGGACTGA
- the ppdK gene encoding pyruvate, phosphate dikinase gives MSENKDPHVGHVAQSVEGVKFVYDFTEGNKDLKDLLGGKGANLAEMTNLGLPVPPGFTITTEACKVYLDSGDEPAALRDEVTAHLAALEEKMGKKLGQADDPLLVSVRSGAKFSMPGMMDTVLNIGLSDKSVQGLAKQAGDDRFAWDSYRRLIQMFGKTVLGVDGDLFEEALEAAKTAKKVVVDTELEAADLKKLVTKFKKIVKTEAGRDFPQDPREQMDLAIHAVFDSWNTDRAKLYRRQERIPGDLGTAVNVCSMVFGNLGPDSGTGVAFTRDPASGHQGVYGDYLQNAQGEDVVAGIRNTVPLAELESIDKKSYDQLMQIMETLENHYKDLCDIEFTIERGQLWMLQTRVGKRTAGAAFRIATQLVDQGLIDEAEALQRVTGAQLAQLMFPRFDEDAKVAQVGRGIAASPGAAVGKAVFDSYTAVKWSRSGEKVILVRRETNPDDLDGMIAAEGILTSRGGKTSHAAVVARGMGKTCVCGAEELEVDTKRRRMTVPGGHVVEEGDLISIDGSSGKVYLGEVPVVPSPVVEYFEGRMHAGANDADELVEAVHRIMAFADRKRRLRVRANADNAEDALRARRFGAQGIGLCRTEHMFLGDRRELVERLILADTETVREESLKALLPLQKQDFIELFSAMDGLPVTVRLLDPPLHEFLPDITELSVRVALAESRQEPHENELRLLQAVHRLHEQNPMLGLRGVRLGLVIPGLFTMQVRAIAEAAAERKNAKGDPRAEIMIPLVGTVQELEIVREEADAVIAEVEAASGVALKLSIGTMIELPRAALTAGQIAEAAEFFSFGTNDLTQTVWGFSRDDVEASFFTAYLEKGIFGVSPFETIDKDGVGSLVKLAAEAGRATRPDLKLGVCGEHGGDPESVHFFHEVGLDYVSCSPFRIPVARLEAGRAASQSAGSDHR, from the coding sequence GTGTCGGAAAACAAAGATCCCCACGTAGGCCACGTAGCTCAGAGCGTTGAGGGCGTGAAGTTTGTTTATGACTTCACCGAAGGCAACAAGGACCTCAAGGACCTCCTCGGCGGCAAGGGCGCGAACCTCGCCGAGATGACCAACCTCGGTCTTCCCGTGCCTCCCGGCTTCACCATCACCACCGAGGCCTGCAAGGTCTACCTCGACAGCGGCGACGAGCCCGCGGCACTCCGTGACGAGGTCACCGCCCACCTCGCGGCCCTCGAGGAGAAGATGGGCAAGAAGCTCGGCCAGGCCGACGACCCGCTCCTTGTCTCGGTCCGCTCCGGCGCGAAGTTCTCGATGCCCGGAATGATGGACACGGTCCTCAACATCGGCCTCTCCGACAAGTCGGTGCAGGGCCTGGCCAAGCAGGCCGGCGACGACCGCTTCGCCTGGGACTCCTACCGCCGGCTCATCCAGATGTTCGGCAAGACCGTCCTCGGCGTCGACGGCGACCTCTTCGAAGAGGCGCTGGAGGCGGCGAAGACGGCCAAGAAGGTCGTCGTCGACACCGAGCTGGAGGCCGCCGACCTCAAGAAGCTCGTCACCAAGTTCAAGAAGATCGTCAAGACCGAGGCCGGCCGGGACTTCCCGCAGGACCCGCGCGAGCAGATGGACCTCGCCATCCACGCGGTCTTCGACTCCTGGAACACCGACCGCGCGAAGCTCTACCGCCGCCAGGAGCGCATCCCCGGCGACCTCGGCACCGCGGTCAACGTCTGTTCGATGGTCTTCGGCAACCTGGGCCCCGACTCCGGCACCGGCGTTGCCTTCACCCGCGACCCCGCCTCCGGCCACCAGGGCGTGTACGGCGACTACCTCCAGAACGCCCAGGGCGAGGACGTGGTGGCGGGCATCCGCAACACCGTCCCCCTGGCCGAACTGGAGTCGATCGACAAGAAGTCGTACGACCAGCTGATGCAGATCATGGAGACCCTGGAGAACCACTACAAGGATCTCTGCGACATCGAGTTCACCATCGAGCGCGGCCAGCTGTGGATGCTCCAGACCCGCGTCGGCAAGCGCACGGCGGGCGCGGCCTTCCGTATCGCCACGCAGCTGGTGGACCAGGGCCTGATCGACGAGGCGGAAGCCCTCCAGCGGGTGACGGGCGCCCAGCTCGCGCAGCTCATGTTCCCCCGCTTCGACGAGGACGCGAAGGTCGCGCAGGTCGGCCGCGGCATCGCCGCCTCCCCGGGCGCGGCGGTCGGCAAGGCGGTCTTCGACTCGTACACGGCCGTGAAGTGGTCGCGTTCGGGCGAGAAGGTCATCCTGGTCCGCCGCGAGACGAACCCCGACGACCTCGACGGCATGATCGCGGCCGAGGGCATCCTGACCTCACGCGGTGGCAAGACGTCCCACGCGGCCGTGGTCGCGCGCGGCATGGGCAAGACGTGCGTGTGCGGCGCGGAGGAGCTGGAAGTCGACACCAAGCGCCGCCGTATGACGGTGCCGGGTGGCCATGTGGTGGAGGAGGGCGACCTCATCTCCATCGACGGTTCGTCGGGCAAGGTCTACCTGGGCGAGGTCCCGGTGGTCCCGTCCCCCGTCGTGGAGTACTTCGAGGGCCGGATGCACGCGGGCGCCAACGACGCCGACGAACTGGTCGAGGCGGTCCACCGCATCATGGCCTTCGCGGACCGCAAGCGCCGTCTCCGTGTCCGCGCCAACGCCGACAACGCCGAGGACGCGCTGCGCGCCCGCCGCTTCGGCGCCCAGGGCATCGGCCTGTGCCGTACGGAGCACATGTTCCTCGGCGACCGCCGTGAACTGGTCGAGCGCCTGATCCTGGCCGACACGGAGACCGTGCGCGAGGAGTCCCTGAAGGCGCTGCTCCCGCTCCAGAAGCAGGACTTCATCGAACTCTTCTCGGCGATGGACGGCCTCCCGGTGACGGTCCGTCTCCTCGACCCGCCGCTGCACGAGTTCCTCCCGGACATCACGGAACTCTCCGTCCGCGTGGCCCTGGCGGAGTCCCGCCAGGAGCCCCACGAGAACGAACTGCGCCTGCTCCAGGCCGTCCACCGCCTGCACGAGCAGAACCCGATGCTGGGTCTGCGGGGCGTGCGGCTGGGGCTGGTCATCCCCGGCCTGTTCACGATGCAGGTCCGTGCCATCGCGGAGGCGGCGGCCGAACGCAAGAACGCCAAGGGCGACCCGCGCGCCGAGATCATGATCCCGCTCGTCGGCACGGTCCAGGAACTGGAGATCGTCCGCGAGGAGGCGGACGCGGTGATCGCGGAGGTCGAGGCGGCGTCGGGGGTGGCGCTGAAGCTGTCGATCGGCACGATGATCGAACTGCCGCGGGCCGCCCTCACGGCCGGCCAGATCGCGGAGGCGGCGGAGTTCTTCAGCTTCGGCACGAACGACCTGACGCAGACGGTGTGGGGCTTCAGCCGCGACGACGTCGAGGCGTCCTTCTTCACGGCCTACCTGGAGAAGGGCATCTTCGGAGTCTCCCCCTTCGAGACGATCGACAAGGACGGCGTGGGTTCCCTGGTCAAGCTGGCCGCGGAGGCCGGCCGCGCCACCCGCCCCGACCTCAAGCTCGGCGTCTGCGGCGAGCACGGCGGCGACCCGGAGTCCGTCCACTTCTTCCACGAGGTCGGCCTCGACTACGTCTCCTGCTCCCCGTTCCGCATCCCGGTCGCCCGACTGGAAGCGGGCCGCGCGGCGTCGCAGTCGGCGGGCAGCGACCACCGCTAG
- a CDS encoding ABC transporter ATP-binding protein, whose translation MKTSEVLFAKGVDLLYGETPAVRNAEISLSRGEVVAITGQSGSGKSSLLYCLAGVLPVARGEVRFEGRSLGDLDDEELSELRRERFGFVFQYGELLPELTVEENTALPLRLAGQRKKKALAAAGEVLGRLGLADLRERRPSQVSGGQSQRIAVARALVHRPAVVFADEPTGSLDSANAAAVLDEFLTLARSQGTAVLLVTHDSQVAARADNRYTMCDGTLSAQVREAT comes from the coding sequence ATCAAGACATCAGAAGTCCTGTTCGCCAAGGGAGTCGACCTTCTCTACGGTGAGACACCCGCCGTCAGGAACGCCGAGATCTCCCTGAGCCGGGGAGAGGTCGTAGCGATCACTGGGCAGAGCGGTTCAGGGAAATCCTCACTGTTGTACTGCCTGGCCGGGGTGTTGCCGGTGGCCCGTGGCGAAGTCCGTTTCGAGGGGCGCTCCCTCGGCGACCTCGACGACGAGGAACTCAGCGAGCTGCGCCGGGAACGGTTCGGCTTCGTCTTCCAATACGGTGAGTTGTTGCCCGAGTTGACGGTAGAGGAGAACACCGCGCTCCCCTTGCGGCTCGCCGGGCAGCGCAAGAAGAAGGCTCTTGCCGCAGCCGGAGAGGTGCTGGGTCGGCTCGGTCTCGCGGACCTGCGAGAGCGACGGCCCTCACAGGTGTCCGGGGGGCAGAGTCAGCGAATCGCGGTGGCCCGCGCCTTGGTGCACCGCCCGGCCGTGGTCTTCGCCGACGAGCCGACCGGGTCGCTCGACAGTGCCAATGCCGCAGCCGTACTCGACGAGTTTCTGACCCTCGCCCGCTCACAGGGAACAGCGGTGCTGCTGGTGACGCACGACTCCCAGGTGGCGGCCCGTGCGGACAACCGCTACACGATGTGCGACGGCACCCTCTCGGCTCAGGTGAGGGAGGCTACGTGA
- a CDS encoding condensation domain-containing protein, with protein MLQIPFSDATIAPGTVISWSLRTKHSPHDERNSTVASASFNQDKHHSSSEATRSTSDGIASSITVTFDIAGPLDTAALESALLLLVRRHEVLRSEFQRLAGDLNCTALAPESIALETEEVGHFHTRDDLHTHLDKTFKSIDTLSWPLFLMGAVVRETNATLYLCFDHIVCDGLSMPVVVDEIQTAYAALTADRAPQLPSAGSYLTFGDDQRRRYASLRPDDDRLAYWKDFIRGNGGFFPRFPFDLGVPDDHLYPLVNRAFPLLDAHRTDALAAGARASGGSVFTAVLAAAATAQHRFGGPGVYRSLLPISERTDEGAGAEGSGGGRAAGEAGGADGAPNPWQHSIGWFVNTMPIEFQVSEGGSDHATTIARARAAYGELQRHTDIPFVRAWELLDPESFALHHWPFPVNFFSYIDFRRTPGGLRHPLWNPTLHVWAARGNGISHWFHRTATGLHVNMLHVDTPQAHEISDALHDDVVRVLLEIAGHRSAGPVSIPRPSRGTTTVRT; from the coding sequence GTGCTGCAAATCCCCTTCTCCGACGCCACCATCGCACCCGGGACCGTGATCTCCTGGTCCTTGCGCACGAAGCATTCCCCCCACGACGAGCGGAATTCCACGGTCGCATCCGCCTCGTTCAATCAGGACAAGCACCACTCGTCCTCCGAAGCGACCCGCAGTACGAGCGACGGAATCGCCAGCTCGATCACGGTCACCTTCGACATCGCGGGCCCGCTGGACACCGCGGCCCTCGAATCGGCGCTCCTTCTCCTCGTACGGCGCCACGAGGTGCTCCGCAGTGAGTTCCAGCGCCTGGCCGGCGACCTGAACTGCACGGCACTGGCACCCGAATCCATCGCCCTGGAGACGGAAGAGGTCGGTCACTTCCACACCCGGGACGACCTGCACACCCACCTCGACAAGACCTTCAAGAGCATCGACACCCTCTCCTGGCCGCTGTTCCTCATGGGCGCGGTGGTCCGGGAGACGAACGCGACGCTCTACCTCTGCTTCGACCACATCGTCTGCGACGGCCTGTCCATGCCCGTCGTCGTGGACGAAATCCAGACCGCGTACGCCGCTCTCACCGCCGACCGCGCCCCGCAACTCCCCTCCGCGGGCAGCTACTTGACCTTCGGCGACGACCAACGCCGCCGCTACGCCTCCCTGCGCCCCGACGACGACCGCCTGGCGTACTGGAAGGACTTCATCCGCGGCAACGGCGGCTTCTTCCCCAGGTTCCCCTTCGACCTGGGCGTTCCGGACGACCACCTGTATCCCCTGGTGAACAGGGCTTTCCCCCTCCTGGACGCCCACCGGACCGACGCCCTCGCGGCAGGCGCGCGCGCATCGGGAGGCAGCGTCTTCACGGCCGTGCTGGCGGCCGCCGCGACGGCCCAGCACCGCTTCGGGGGCCCGGGGGTCTACCGGAGCCTGCTCCCCATCAGCGAGCGGACCGACGAGGGCGCGGGGGCGGAGGGCTCCGGAGGCGGCCGAGCGGCCGGCGAAGCCGGTGGAGCCGACGGAGCCCCGAACCCGTGGCAGCACTCCATCGGCTGGTTCGTGAACACGATGCCGATCGAGTTCCAGGTGAGTGAGGGCGGCTCGGACCACGCCACCACCATCGCGCGGGCCCGCGCGGCGTACGGCGAGTTGCAGCGGCACACCGACATCCCCTTCGTACGGGCGTGGGAGTTGCTCGACCCGGAGAGCTTCGCCCTGCACCACTGGCCGTTCCCGGTGAACTTCTTCTCCTACATCGACTTCCGACGGACCCCCGGCGGCCTCCGACACCCGCTCTGGAACCCGACGTTGCACGTCTGGGCCGCCCGCGGCAACGGCATCAGCCACTGGTTCCACCGCACCGCCACCGGCCTGCACGTCAACATGCTGCACGTCGACACCCCCCAAGCACATGAGATCAGCGACGCCCTCCACGACGACGTCGTACGAGTCCTCCTGGAGATCGCGGGCCACCGCAGCGCGGGGCCGGTATCCATCCCGCGGCCGTCCCGGGGAACGACGACCGTGAGAACCTGA
- a CDS encoding ROK family protein, whose amino-acid sequence MGSHAGAGDLLELVRSGRATTRGALQQATGLSRATVGQRLDRLFRAGWLREGAGGPVDSPLGGRPSITLEFDDEHAIVLAADLDTRHARAAVLSLTGEIQAEHTGTLVIEEGPDAVLDELGRWFAELLEKAGRPAGAVCGIGLAVPGPVDTDTGRVVQPPIMPGWDGYDIRSRLARAFTEHAAGPAGIPVLVDNDANLMAYGEQRTGYAGCSAFALVKVSTGIGAGVVVGGSIFRGVDGGAGDIGHIRVPQGAEALCKCGSYGCLAAIASGGAVARRLAEAGIPAASGSDVRDLLTAGHPGAMALAREAGRAVGDVLATVVTLLNPGVLMIAGDLAGTPFLTGVRELLYQRALPRSTAHLDVVTSRLGERAGLVGAGALVVEHLYAPERAEQRLVALGV is encoded by the coding sequence GTGGGCAGTCATGCCGGTGCCGGAGATCTGCTGGAGCTGGTCCGCAGCGGCCGGGCCACCACCCGTGGCGCGCTCCAGCAGGCCACGGGCCTGTCCCGGGCGACGGTCGGCCAGCGGCTGGACCGCCTCTTCCGCGCGGGCTGGCTCCGCGAGGGCGCCGGCGGCCCCGTCGACTCCCCGCTCGGCGGCCGCCCCTCCATCACCCTGGAGTTCGACGACGAGCACGCGATCGTCCTCGCCGCCGACCTCGACACCCGCCACGCCCGCGCCGCCGTCCTCTCCCTCACCGGCGAGATCCAGGCCGAACACACCGGCACCCTGGTCATCGAGGAGGGCCCCGACGCCGTACTGGACGAACTCGGGCGCTGGTTCGCCGAACTCCTGGAGAAGGCGGGCCGCCCGGCCGGCGCGGTCTGCGGTATCGGCCTCGCGGTCCCCGGCCCCGTGGACACCGACACCGGCCGCGTCGTCCAGCCGCCGATCATGCCCGGCTGGGACGGCTACGACATAAGAAGCCGCCTGGCCCGCGCCTTCACCGAACACGCGGCCGGCCCCGCCGGGATCCCGGTCCTCGTCGACAACGACGCCAACCTCATGGCGTACGGCGAACAACGCACCGGATACGCCGGCTGCTCGGCGTTCGCGCTGGTCAAGGTGTCCACAGGTATCGGTGCGGGTGTGGTGGTCGGGGGGTCGATATTCCGGGGCGTGGACGGCGGCGCCGGCGACATCGGCCACATCCGGGTCCCCCAGGGCGCGGAGGCGTTGTGCAAGTGCGGTTCGTACGGCTGTCTGGCGGCGATCGCCAGCGGCGGCGCCGTGGCGCGACGGCTGGCGGAGGCGGGGATTCCGGCGGCCTCCGGATCGGATGTGCGGGACCTGCTGACCGCCGGGCACCCCGGGGCGATGGCGCTCGCGCGGGAGGCGGGCCGGGCGGTCGGGGACGTGCTGGCGACGGTCGTGACCCTGCTGAACCCCGGGGTACTGATGATCGCCGGCGATTTGGCCGGAACCCCCTTCCTCACGGGCGTACGCGAACTGCTCTACCAGCGCGCCCTGCCCCGCTCCACGGCCCATCTGGACGTGGTGACCTCCCGGCTGGGGGAGCGGGCCGGCCTGGTCGGGGCGGGTGCGCTGGTCGTCGAGCACCTGTACGCGCCGGAGCGCGCCGAGCAGCGGTTGGTGGCGCTGGGGGTGTGA
- a CDS encoding glycosyltransferase produces MPNELGPESLGVGARSRKVLLAACGTRGDVQPFLALAVALRRHGHQPLLAAPSSYASDATAYGVDFASIDDGPTRILAETATRRIIDKGLMGVRGKVAAARTVARLKHLMIAPLRDVAAIAHDHADLAAVVHSAAFPAQHVADMLDVPAVVVALQPGWIATDAFPCQLMPLPPVPRLLNRSTYALVTAAQRSREVERWRTTELGLAPRRYGARRWLRDPEGRRRPVLQSFSRHVTPIDPAWGDAVRTTGFWYLPARPDWTPPRELTRFLDEGPPPVYIGFGSMTGTRARRNHALVTEAIRLTGVRAVVATGWGGIGAATRDSAPRSPNILTIEQVPHDWLFPRTAAVVHHGGPGTVGAALAAGRPQVLCPHMGDQTHWAARMRDLGVAPAPLTARTLTAPDLAEAISTAVTDRHLKHRAHDIARLVRAEDGVNQAVNSLLTHIPPHSPLTPL; encoded by the coding sequence ATGCCCAATGAATTGGGGCCGGAGAGCCTCGGAGTCGGCGCTCGTTCGCGCAAGGTTCTCCTGGCGGCATGCGGCACTCGCGGGGATGTGCAACCCTTTCTCGCATTGGCCGTGGCGCTGCGTCGGCACGGCCATCAGCCGTTATTGGCCGCCCCTTCCTCCTATGCGTCCGACGCGACCGCGTACGGTGTCGATTTCGCCTCGATCGACGACGGCCCGACCCGGATCCTCGCCGAGACGGCGACGCGCAGGATCATCGACAAGGGCCTCATGGGCGTGCGGGGGAAGGTCGCTGCCGCGCGGACCGTCGCCCGCCTCAAACACCTGATGATCGCCCCGTTGCGCGATGTGGCGGCCATCGCCCACGACCACGCCGACCTGGCGGCGGTGGTGCATTCGGCGGCGTTCCCCGCGCAGCATGTGGCCGACATGCTGGACGTACCCGCCGTCGTCGTGGCGCTGCAACCCGGCTGGATCGCCACCGACGCGTTCCCCTGCCAGTTGATGCCGCTGCCCCCGGTGCCGCGCCTCCTCAACCGGAGCACCTACGCCCTGGTGACGGCGGCCCAGCGGTCCCGCGAGGTGGAGCGCTGGCGGACGACCGAACTGGGTCTGGCGCCCCGCCGGTACGGCGCACGGCGATGGCTACGGGACCCCGAGGGCAGGCGGCGCCCGGTCCTGCAGTCGTTCAGCCGGCACGTCACCCCGATCGACCCGGCGTGGGGCGACGCCGTACGCACCACGGGTTTCTGGTACCTGCCCGCCCGCCCCGACTGGACGCCGCCCAGGGAGCTGACCCGGTTCCTGGACGAGGGGCCACCCCCCGTCTACATCGGCTTCGGCAGCATGACCGGCACCCGGGCCCGCCGGAACCACGCCCTGGTCACCGAGGCGATCCGCCTCACCGGCGTACGGGCGGTGGTCGCGACCGGCTGGGGCGGCATCGGCGCGGCGACGCGTGACTCCGCCCCCCGGTCGCCGAACATCCTGACGATCGAACAGGTCCCGCACGACTGGCTCTTCCCCCGTACGGCCGCGGTCGTCCACCACGGCGGCCCCGGCACCGTCGGCGCCGCCCTCGCCGCGGGCCGCCCTCAGGTCCTCTGCCCCCACATGGGCGACCAGACCCACTGGGCCGCCCGTATGCGAGACCTGGGCGTGGCCCCCGCTCCCCTCACCGCCCGCACCCTCACCGCACCCGACCTCGCGGAAGCGATCAGCACAGCGGTGACGGACCGGCACCTGAAACACCGGGCACACGACATCGCCCGCCTCGTCCGCGCCGAGGACGGCGTCAACCAGGCGGTGAATTCCCTACTGACGCACATCCCCCCTCACTCTCCCCTCACTCCCCTCTGA